A section of the Papio anubis isolate 15944 chromosome 2, Panubis1.0, whole genome shotgun sequence genome encodes:
- the XCR1 gene encoding chemokine XC receptor 1, with translation MESSGNPETTTFFYYDLQSQLCENQAWAFATLATTILYCLVFLLSLVGNSLVLWVLVKYESLESLTNIFILNLCLSDLVFACLLPVWISPYHWGWVLGDFLCKLLNMIFSISLYSSIFFLTIMTIHRYLSVVSPLSTLRVPTLRCRVLVTTAVWVASILSSILDAIFHKVLSSGCDYSELTWYLTSVYQHNLFFLLSLGIILFCYVEILRTLFRSRSKRRHRTVKLIFAIVVAYFLSWGPYNFTLFLQTLFHTQIIRSCEAKHQLEYALLICRNLAFSHCCFNPVLYVFVGVKFRTHLKHVLRQFWFCRLQAPSPAPIPHSPGAFAYEGASFY, from the coding sequence ATGGAGTCCTCAGGCAACCCAGAGACCACCACCTTTTTTTACTATGACCTTCAGAGCCAGCTGTGTGAGAACCAGGCCTGGGCCTTTGCTACCCTTGCCACCACCATCCTGTACTGCCTAGTGTTTCTCCTCAGCCTAGTGGGCAACAGCCTGGTGCTGTGGGTCCTGGTGAAGTATGAGAGCCTGGAGTCCCTCACCAACATCTTCATCCTCAACCTGTGCCTCTCAGACCTGGTGTTCGCCTGCTTGTTGCCTGTGTGGATCTCCCCATACCACTGGGGCTGGGTGCTGGGAGACTTCCTCTGCAAGCTCCTCAATATGATCTTCTCCATCAGCCTCTACAGCAGCATCTTCTTCCTGACCATCATGACCATCCACCGCTACCTGTCGGTAGTGAGCCCCCTCTCCACCCTGCGCGTCCCCACCCTCCGCTGCCGGGTGCTGGTGACCACGGCTGTGTGGGTAGCCAGCATCCTGTCCTCCATCCTCGACGCCATCTTCCACAAGGTGCTTTCTTCAGGCTGTGATTATTCCGAACTCACGTGGTACCTCACCTCCGTCTACCAGCACAACCTCTTCTTCCTGCTCTCGCTGGGGATTATCCTGTTCTGCTACGTGGAGATCCTCAGGACCCTGTTCCGCTCACGCTCCAAGCGGCGCCACCGCACAGTCAAGCTCATCTTCGCCATCGTGGTGGCCTACTTCCTCAGCTGGGGTCCCTACAACTTCACCCTGTTTCTGCAGACACTGTTTCACACCCAGATCATCCGGAGCTGCGAGGCCAAACATCAGCTGGAATACGCCCTGCTCATCTGCCGCAACCTTGCCTTCTCCCACTGCTGCTTTAACCCGGTGCTCTATGTCTTCGTGGGGGTCAAGTTCCGCACACACCTGAAACATGTCCTCCGGCAGTTCTGGTTCTGCCGGCTGCAggcgcccagcccagccccaatCCCCCACTCCCCTGGTGCCTTCGCCTATGAGGGTGCCTCCTTCTACTGA